A genomic window from Phocoena sinus isolate mPhoSin1 chromosome 20, mPhoSin1.pri, whole genome shotgun sequence includes:
- the RCVRN gene encoding recoverin, with protein sequence MGNSKSGALSKEILEELQLNTRFTEEELSTWYQSFLKECPSGRITRQEFQTIYSKFFPDADPKAYAQHVFRSFDANSDGTLDFKEYVIALHMTSMCKTNQKLEWAFSLYDVDGNGSISKNEVLEIVTAIFKMISPEDVKCLPEDENTPEKRAEKIWGFFGKKDDDKLTEKEFIEGTLANMEILRLIQFEPQKVKEKFKEKKP encoded by the exons ATGGGGAACAGCAAAAGCGGAGCCCTGTCCAAGGAGATCCTGGAGGAGCTGCAGCTGAACACCAGGTTCACAGAGGAAGAGCTGAGTACCTGGTACCAGTCCTTCCTGAAGGAGTGCCCCAGTGGCCGCATCACCCGGCAGGAGTTCCAGACCATCTACTCCAAGTTCTTCCCTGACGCCGACCCCAAGGCCTACGCCCAGCACGTGTTCCGCAGCTTTGATGCCAACAGCGATGGCACCTTGGACTTCAAGGAGTATGTCATCGCCCTGCACATGACCAGCATGTGCAAGACCAACCAGAAGCTGGAGTGGGCCTTCTCCCTCTACGATGTAGATGGCAACGGCAGCATCAGCAAGAACGAAGTGCTGGAGATCGTCACG GCTATTTTCAAGATGATCAGTCCTGAGGATGTGAAGTGTCTTCCGGAAGATGAGAACACCCCGGAGAAGCGAGCTGAGAAGATCTGGGGGTTCTTTGGCAAGAAGGATGATG ATAAACTTACAGAGAAAGAGTTCATCGAGGGAACCCTAGCCAATATGGAAATTCTACGACTGATCCAATTTGAGCCGCAAAAAGTGAAGGAGAAGTTTAAGGAAAAGAAACCCTGA